The Mycobacterium sp. 3519A genome contains a region encoding:
- a CDS encoding NAD(P)/FAD-dependent oxidoreductase — protein sequence MPATPQYDTVIVGAGFSGIGTAIKLDRAGLGDYVIVEAGDGPGGTWHWNTYPGIAVDIPSFSYQFSFEKSADWTRTYAPGRELKAYAEHCVDKYRLRPKIRFNTKVTGAVFDDDASVWRVELDTGETVTARFLVNACGVLITPNLPDIDGVDSFAGVTMHTARWDHEQDLTGKRVAIIGTGASAVQVIPEIAPIVKQLYVFQRTPIWCFPKADMPLSPTIRRLMRLPGGHTVQRLLSQAYVELTFTLPAQYFTLNPMAKNMTQVGKSYLRKQVKDPEVRDKLTPRYAVGCKRPGFHNTYLSTYNRDNVELVTEPIDKITGSGVATTDGETRDVDVLILATGFKTMDTDEMPTYPVSGSGGRSWSRHWAEHRLQAYEGVSVPGFPNFFTVFGPYGYVGNSYFALIETQTHHIVRCLKQARRRRASRVEVKQEANDRYFAEMMRKRHRQIFWQDSCQNANSYYFDKNGDVPLRPASTIETYVRSRRFPLDDYAFSS from the coding sequence TCCGGCATCGGCACCGCCATCAAGCTGGACAGAGCGGGCCTCGGCGACTACGTGATCGTCGAGGCAGGTGATGGGCCCGGCGGCACCTGGCACTGGAACACGTATCCCGGTATCGCCGTTGACATTCCGTCCTTCTCGTATCAGTTCTCATTCGAGAAGAGCGCGGACTGGACGCGGACGTACGCGCCAGGGCGGGAACTGAAGGCCTACGCCGAGCACTGCGTCGACAAATACCGCCTGCGGCCGAAAATCCGGTTCAACACCAAGGTGACCGGCGCCGTGTTCGACGACGACGCCAGCGTGTGGCGAGTCGAACTCGACACCGGCGAGACGGTCACGGCGCGGTTCCTGGTCAACGCGTGCGGGGTGCTCATCACGCCGAATCTTCCCGACATCGACGGCGTCGACTCGTTCGCAGGCGTCACGATGCACACCGCGCGCTGGGACCATGAGCAGGACCTGACCGGTAAGCGCGTCGCGATCATCGGCACCGGGGCCTCAGCGGTCCAGGTCATTCCCGAGATTGCGCCAATTGTCAAGCAGCTCTATGTCTTTCAGCGCACCCCGATCTGGTGCTTCCCGAAAGCCGACATGCCGCTGTCGCCGACGATCCGGCGGTTGATGCGACTGCCGGGCGGCCACACGGTGCAGCGGCTGCTCAGCCAGGCCTACGTCGAACTGACCTTCACGTTGCCCGCCCAGTACTTCACCCTCAACCCGATGGCCAAGAACATGACGCAGGTCGGCAAGTCGTATCTGCGCAAACAGGTCAAGGACCCGGAGGTGCGCGACAAGCTCACCCCGCGCTACGCCGTCGGCTGCAAGCGGCCCGGGTTCCACAACACCTATTTGTCGACCTACAACCGCGACAACGTCGAGTTGGTCACCGAGCCGATCGACAAGATCACCGGTTCGGGGGTGGCCACCACGGACGGCGAAACCCGCGACGTGGACGTGCTGATCCTCGCGACCGGGTTCAAGACGATGGACACCGACGAGATGCCGACGTATCCGGTCAGCGGTTCAGGCGGCCGATCGTGGAGCCGCCACTGGGCCGAGCACCGCCTGCAGGCCTACGAGGGCGTCAGCGTGCCCGGCTTCCCGAACTTCTTCACCGTCTTCGGACCGTACGGCTATGTCGGGAACTCCTACTTCGCGCTGATCGAGACTCAGACACACCACATCGTCCGCTGCCTGAAGCAGGCGCGACGCCGCCGCGCCAGCCGCGTCGAGGTGAAGCAGGAGGCCAACGACCGGTACTTCGCCGAGATGATGCGCAAGCGGCACCGGCAGATCTTCTGGCAGGACAGCTGCCAGAACGCCAACAGCTACTACTTCGACAAGAACGGCGACGTGCCGCTGCGGCCGGCCAGCACGATCGAGACGTACGTCCGCAGCCGCCGCTTCCCGCTCGACGATTACGCCTTCAGTTCCTAG